The following are from one region of the Petrotoga mobilis SJ95 genome:
- the trpB gene encoding tryptophan synthase subunit beta: MKKAYFGQYGGRYVPETLIPALEELEEAHEKYSKDPDFINEYQGLLKDYCGRPTPLYFAERFTEYLNGPKIYLKREDLNHTGAHKINNALGQVLLAKRMNKKRIIAETGAGQHGVATATAAARFGLECIVYMGAEDIRRQALNVYKMRMLGAKVVPVYSGSQTLKEAINEAIRDWVTNVENTHYVIGSVVGPHPYPKIVRDFQRVIGDESKNQILEKEGRLPDYIVACVGGGSNAMGIFYPFIEDKDVELIGVEAAGKGLETGQHAASLTAGKIGVLHGSKSYVLQDDDGQIQLAYSISAGLDYPGVGPEHSYLHDEKRAQYVSITDEEALKGFELLTKLEGIIPAFESSHAIAYAMKIAPSLDKDKIMVINLSGRGDKDVDSYIKLGREALE; this comes from the coding sequence ATGAAAAAAGCTTATTTTGGTCAGTATGGAGGTAGATACGTTCCAGAGACATTGATTCCAGCGCTCGAAGAGTTGGAGGAAGCTCACGAAAAATATTCAAAAGATCCTGATTTTATAAATGAATACCAAGGTTTGTTGAAAGATTACTGTGGAAGGCCCACCCCTTTATATTTTGCTGAAAGATTTACCGAATATCTTAATGGTCCAAAAATATATCTAAAAAGGGAAGATTTAAACCATACGGGGGCGCACAAAATTAATAACGCGTTGGGGCAAGTATTACTTGCAAAAAGAATGAATAAAAAAAGAATAATAGCAGAGACCGGTGCAGGCCAGCATGGTGTGGCAACAGCAACCGCTGCAGCTAGATTTGGGTTGGAATGTATAGTTTACATGGGGGCAGAAGATATCAGAAGACAAGCGCTCAATGTATACAAAATGAGGATGTTGGGAGCAAAAGTAGTGCCTGTATACAGCGGTAGCCAAACTTTAAAGGAAGCCATAAATGAAGCTATTAGAGACTGGGTTACAAACGTAGAAAACACCCACTACGTTATAGGTTCTGTTGTAGGACCACATCCATACCCTAAAATAGTTAGAGATTTTCAAAGGGTTATTGGTGATGAATCTAAAAATCAGATTTTAGAAAAAGAAGGAAGGTTGCCTGATTATATAGTTGCATGTGTTGGCGGAGGTAGTAACGCTATGGGTATATTCTACCCTTTTATAGAAGATAAAGATGTTGAATTGATAGGAGTGGAAGCTGCAGGAAAAGGATTAGAAACTGGCCAACATGCCGCTTCTTTAACTGCGGGGAAAATAGGGGTCCTTCACGGGAGTAAATCTTACGTCTTACAAGATGATGACGGTCAAATTCAACTGGCATATTCTATTTCTGCAGGTTTAGATTATCCGGGTGTGGGACCTGAACATAGTTATCTACATGATGAAAAAAGAGCTCAGTATGTATCGATAACAGATGAAGAAGCGTTGAAAGGTTTTGAACTTTTAACGAAATTGGAGGGAATCATCCCAGCATTTGAAAGTTCCCATGCAATAGCTTACGCTATGAAAATTGCACCATCACTTGATAAAGATAAAATCATGGTAATAAATCTTTCTGGAAGAGGAGACAAAGATGTCGATTCTTATATAAAACTTGGTAGGGAGGCACTAGAATGA
- a CDS encoding phosphoribosylanthranilate isomerase, translating into MIRIKVCGITNIEDAINISKAGVDALGFILAESPRKVELSKVLEISKELPPFVSRVAVVVNPVKEEIEKIERSKVFDYVQFHGSEDVNIIKNCKLKTIKAIKIENKSSLEEISKYNDFVDYFLFDTKIGEKIGGTGHTFNWEILKEANIKKPFILAGGLSPENIVEAIKTIRPNAVDLNSKVELYPGKKDIRLIKETIDRINSIKIK; encoded by the coding sequence GTGATTAGGATAAAAGTTTGTGGGATCACAAACATTGAAGACGCCATTAACATATCCAAAGCTGGGGTAGATGCTTTAGGTTTCATTTTAGCTGAAAGCCCAAGAAAAGTTGAATTATCGAAAGTTCTTGAAATATCTAAAGAGTTACCACCCTTTGTAAGCAGGGTAGCGGTGGTAGTTAATCCTGTCAAAGAAGAAATTGAAAAAATTGAAAGAAGTAAAGTATTTGATTACGTTCAATTTCACGGATCAGAAGATGTAAATATAATTAAAAATTGCAAGTTAAAAACAATAAAAGCTATTAAAATTGAAAATAAGAGCTCTTTGGAAGAAATATCCAAGTACAATGATTTTGTGGATTACTTCTTATTTGATACAAAAATTGGTGAAAAGATAGGTGGTACAGGACATACTTTCAATTGGGAGATTTTAAAAGAAGCTAATATAAAAAAACCGTTCATCTTAGCGGGTGGTTTGAGCCCAGAAAACATAGTTGAAGCTATAAAAACAATCAGACCCAATGCCGTTGATCTAAACAGCAAAGTTGAATTGTATCCAGGTAAAAAAGATATTAGGTTAATAAAAGAAACTATCGATAGGATAAATTCTATCAAAATAAAATAA
- the trpC gene encoding indole-3-glycerol phosphate synthase TrpC → MYLEKIVETKREEVAKLKEKKISLKDSFQKGKLTLIAEIKKASPSKGIISTNFDPQRQLELYIKGGADAISILTDEKYFQGSTNILKELRPKTNLPILRKDFIIDPIQIYQSLFLGANVILLIASILTKKEISNFLKISKDIGLEAIVEVHNHQELTKVLDTETEILGINNRDLSDFSLSLRNTEKLLEELEKLGKRRDFYVISESGIKEKSDIDYLRSLEVDGVLIGEALMKENDPVLKIGELFPEKRSNLQ, encoded by the coding sequence ATGTATTTAGAAAAGATAGTAGAAACAAAAAGGGAAGAAGTAGCAAAGCTAAAAGAAAAGAAAATCTCCTTAAAAGACTCCTTCCAAAAAGGAAAATTAACTTTAATAGCGGAAATCAAAAAAGCCTCGCCAAGTAAAGGGATCATTTCAACGAATTTTGACCCACAAAGGCAGTTAGAGTTATATATAAAAGGTGGTGCAGATGCTATTTCTATTCTAACTGATGAAAAATATTTTCAAGGTAGTACAAATATTTTAAAAGAATTAAGACCCAAAACAAACCTTCCTATTTTAAGAAAAGATTTCATAATCGATCCTATACAGATCTACCAGTCGTTATTTCTGGGGGCCAACGTTATTTTACTCATAGCTTCAATACTAACAAAAAAAGAGATTTCTAATTTTCTTAAGATATCAAAAGATATAGGTTTAGAAGCCATAGTCGAAGTTCATAACCATCAAGAATTAACAAAGGTTTTAGATACCGAAACTGAAATTTTAGGGATAAACAACAGAGATTTGAGTGATTTTTCTCTTAGCCTAAGAAACACGGAAAAATTACTTGAAGAACTTGAAAAATTAGGTAAACGAAGAGATTTTTATGTGATTTCAGAAAGCGGGATTAAAGAAAAAAGTGACATCGATTACCTTAGAAGTTTAGAAGTAGATGGGGTATTAATAGGAGAAGCTCTAATGAAAGAAAACGATCCTGTTTTGAAGATTGGAGAACTATTTCCAGAAAAAAGGAGTAATTTACAGTGA
- the trpD gene encoding anthranilate phosphoribosyltransferase, whose translation MFNYYLQKVVKGENLSLDEMEQAMEMIMEGKVTHSQLSGFLVALHMKGETVEEITASAKVMKEKATPISIESGELMDTCGTGGDAKGTFNISTAVAFILAAAGVVVAKHGNRSVSSKSGSADVLESLGINISLPPSSVERCLKEINIAFLFAQDFHKATKHAAVPRKELGIRTIFNVLGPLTNPANIKYQLMGIYDPKLVYPIAEVLNNLGVKRAMVVHGSEGIDEFSLSGKNKVAFLNEGKIEKLEISPEDLGLEKYSIQEIQGGSAEENKRIILNIFNGEMGPKRDVVVLNTAAGLYVANKVNSLEEGINFAQEIIDSGKAMKKLEEMVEFTNFLSLQAKTS comes from the coding sequence ATGTTTAATTACTATCTTCAAAAAGTTGTAAAAGGAGAAAATTTGAGTTTGGACGAGATGGAACAGGCGATGGAGATGATTATGGAAGGTAAAGTAACACACAGTCAACTTTCTGGTTTTTTAGTTGCTCTGCATATGAAAGGAGAAACGGTCGAAGAAATCACAGCAAGTGCAAAAGTTATGAAAGAAAAGGCTACACCAATAAGTATTGAAAGCGGCGAACTTATGGATACATGTGGAACAGGTGGAGATGCTAAGGGAACCTTCAACATTTCTACCGCTGTAGCCTTTATCTTGGCAGCAGCTGGGGTTGTTGTTGCAAAACACGGTAACAGATCCGTATCAAGTAAAAGTGGGAGCGCGGATGTATTGGAGTCTCTTGGAATCAATATATCATTACCCCCTTCTTCAGTTGAAAGATGCTTGAAAGAGATAAATATAGCCTTTCTTTTTGCTCAAGATTTTCATAAAGCTACTAAACATGCTGCTGTACCAAGAAAAGAATTAGGAATAAGGACCATTTTTAACGTCTTAGGACCCTTGACAAATCCTGCAAATATAAAATATCAATTAATGGGCATATACGATCCAAAATTGGTTTACCCTATAGCAGAGGTTTTGAATAACTTGGGAGTTAAAAGGGCGATGGTTGTTCATGGCTCGGAAGGCATAGATGAATTTTCCCTGTCAGGAAAGAATAAAGTGGCGTTTTTGAATGAAGGTAAGATAGAAAAGTTAGAAATATCCCCGGAAGATTTAGGGCTTGAAAAGTACAGCATACAAGAGATCCAAGGCGGAAGCGCAGAAGAAAATAAAAGAATAATATTAAACATATTTAACGGTGAAATGGGTCCCAAAAGGGATGTAGTCGTTTTGAATACAGCAGCCGGGTTATATGTGGCAAATAAAGTCAACAGTTTAGAAGAAGGTATCAATTTTGCACAAGAGATAATTGATAGTGGAAAAGCGATGAAGAAATTGGAAGAGATGGTAGAGTTTACTAACTTTCTATCTTTACAAGCAAAAACTTCTTGA
- a CDS encoding anthranilate synthase component II produces the protein MILLIDNYDSFTYNIYQTACEFDDVLVYRNDKITVKDIEMLKPSHIIISPGPGVPKDAGISIETIKHFKGVIPILGICLGHQCIAEAFNGKVVRAKEIFHGKTSKIYIKEKKDIFQGIDSPFEATRYHSLIVSNEMFPKELKITASTQDGEVMALRHISYQIYGVQFHPESILTTVGPRLIENFINIKVERGVSYV, from the coding sequence ATGATTCTTTTGATAGACAATTACGACTCATTCACCTACAACATATATCAAACAGCGTGTGAGTTCGATGATGTTTTGGTCTATAGAAACGACAAAATAACTGTAAAAGATATTGAAATGCTCAAGCCTTCTCACATAATAATTTCTCCGGGACCAGGTGTTCCCAAAGATGCTGGGATTTCCATCGAAACCATTAAACACTTTAAAGGAGTAATTCCAATTCTTGGAATCTGTTTAGGTCATCAGTGCATTGCGGAGGCTTTCAATGGAAAGGTTGTCAGAGCAAAAGAGATATTCCACGGAAAGACTTCTAAGATATATATCAAAGAAAAAAAGGATATATTTCAAGGTATAGATAGCCCCTTTGAAGCTACCAGATACCATTCACTTATCGTGTCAAACGAGATGTTCCCGAAAGAATTAAAAATAACGGCCTCTACACAAGACGGAGAGGTCATGGCCTTAAGGCACATTAGTTACCAAATATATGGGGTACAATTCCATCCAGAATCTATATTAACAACAGTAGGACCGAGATTAATAGAGAATTTTATAAATATTAAAGTTGAAAGGGGTGTCAGCTATGTTTAA
- a CDS encoding anthranilate synthase component I family protein, translating to MYTKRSVINQTILPVIEKISLENPDPTVVYKKIALNNQYSFILENLSINEKKYSLIGITPLKVAKLNYTTKKKTRLHFFEKGKAFLDENTDYISFLKEQLESIQYESILNIPDLFASFVGYFGYEIISIWEDIYHNEMDKDLKHGDLPLSILVFPRISLILDQNEKLGYLVNVVNSGSEEDIESRISLAKHENHQILKDLEKTSTQGEEERNNDQVKLKIKHHTSKEEFVEKVEKTKNYINAGEAFQIVISQRFSCKITQHPFEIYENLRKINPSPYMFYLNFPEATIIGSSPEMLVKVEGQRVITRPLAGTRKRGETPQADEAIEKELLRDEKERAEHIMLVDLARNDLGRVCKEGSVKVTKFFGIEKYSHVMHIYSQVEGLKKNYLNSLDVLKSLFPAGTVSGAPKIRAIEIIDELEDEPREIYAGVVGYIDTKGNLDTSIAIRTMVCKENEVRIQAGAGIVSYSIAENEYYETVNKAMAMFKSLEKGDC from the coding sequence ATGTATACTAAAAGGTCTGTAATAAATCAAACAATTTTACCAGTTATAGAAAAAATAAGCCTGGAAAATCCTGATCCAACAGTAGTTTATAAAAAAATTGCTTTAAATAATCAATATTCGTTTATATTAGAAAATCTTTCGATCAACGAAAAAAAGTATTCCTTAATAGGAATCACTCCATTAAAAGTCGCGAAATTAAATTATACAACCAAGAAGAAGACAAGACTCCATTTTTTTGAAAAAGGTAAAGCTTTTCTTGATGAAAATACAGATTACATATCTTTTTTAAAGGAACAGTTAGAAAGTATTCAGTATGAAAGTATTCTAAATATCCCAGATTTATTTGCAAGTTTTGTAGGATACTTCGGTTATGAGATTATTTCCATTTGGGAAGATATATACCATAATGAAATGGATAAAGATCTCAAACATGGAGATTTACCACTATCTATCTTAGTATTTCCAAGAATCTCATTGATATTAGATCAAAATGAAAAATTGGGATATTTGGTTAATGTTGTGAATAGCGGGTCAGAAGAAGATATAGAAAGTCGAATTTCTTTGGCTAAACATGAAAATCATCAGATATTAAAAGATTTGGAAAAAACTTCTACTCAAGGGGAAGAAGAAAGAAATAATGATCAAGTCAAATTGAAGATCAAACACCACACAAGTAAAGAAGAATTCGTCGAAAAAGTAGAAAAAACAAAAAATTATATAAACGCTGGTGAGGCTTTTCAAATCGTCATATCTCAAAGGTTTTCTTGCAAAATAACGCAACATCCTTTTGAAATATATGAAAATCTAAGAAAGATAAACCCTTCACCTTACATGTTTTATCTAAATTTTCCAGAAGCAACCATTATTGGCTCTTCTCCAGAAATGCTAGTAAAAGTTGAAGGGCAAAGAGTAATCACCAGGCCCCTTGCTGGTACAAGAAAGAGAGGGGAAACTCCCCAAGCAGATGAAGCCATAGAAAAAGAACTCTTACGTGATGAGAAAGAAAGGGCGGAACACATAATGCTTGTTGATCTTGCAAGGAACGATTTAGGCAGGGTATGTAAAGAAGGAAGTGTTAAGGTTACAAAATTTTTTGGAATTGAAAAATATTCACATGTGATGCACATCTATTCGCAAGTTGAAGGTTTAAAAAAGAATTATTTAAACTCACTTGATGTATTGAAATCTTTGTTCCCAGCCGGGACCGTATCAGGAGCTCCAAAGATTAGGGCTATTGAAATAATCGATGAATTGGAAGACGAACCAAGAGAAATCTATGCCGGCGTAGTTGGATACATTGATACAAAAGGAAATTTAGATACAAGTATTGCAATAAGGACGATGGTGTGCAAAGAAAATGAAGTAAGGATACAAGCTGGTGCTGGTATAGTGTCTTATTCGATTGCTGAAAATGAGTATTATGAAACAGTCAACAAGGCAATGGCAATGTTCAAATCTTTAGAAAAGGGGGATTGTTGA
- a CDS encoding Rpn family recombination-promoting nuclease/putative transposase, which produces MFKELFEDRTVFYDFLKAFLPKEITKQIKETDLKREQTELIGKDFSIKSSDIL; this is translated from the coding sequence CTGTTCAAAGAATTATTTGAAGACAGAACCGTATTCTATGACTTCCTAAAAGCCTTTCTACCAAAAGAGATCACAAAACAAATAAAAGAGACAGATTTAAAACGTGAACAAACTGAACTAATAGGCAAAGACTTCTCCATAAAAAGTTCAGACATACTATAA
- a CDS encoding type II TA system antitoxin MqsA family protein, giving the protein MVESFLELLKQFINNNQLQLVKRAKEMYELKKPKERLFCEQCGKLVGYKTIKKKENYNVKNYPIEVERTVAICEECGAELLEPYYENENLKAAYRKYAELNNLVLPEEIKEIRSKYNVSQTLFALILGLGEATIQRYEMGSLPTKVNSDLIKRVSEPIEFYKILKSNKDNIPDIEYKRILGNIQRILKEFENKLEVQELEKILYIKHPEIDIEKMKGLIAGLFYYSNKYHHKDFLYKTVFFKLLWLVEKESKKSLGRQIANLKFIHYNYGPIPKGAKNEEGVLLDYLIKTNLIRMNIDFSKKFLQETYKIGLVDQTPLRNLTDEERKIVEKIVKKYGGLSASELVEVSHNDVAYKSSNYDEEIVI; this is encoded by the coding sequence ATGGTTGAATCTTTTCTAGAATTATTGAAACAATTTATCAATAATAATCAATTACAGCTCGTGAAAAGGGCGAAGGAAATGTATGAATTGAAAAAACCAAAAGAAAGGTTGTTCTGTGAGCAATGTGGAAAATTGGTGGGATATAAAACAATAAAAAAGAAAGAGAATTATAACGTTAAGAATTACCCTATTGAAGTCGAACGTACTGTTGCTATATGTGAAGAATGTGGGGCTGAGTTACTTGAACCCTATTATGAGAATGAGAATTTAAAAGCAGCATACAGAAAATATGCTGAGTTGAATAATTTGGTGTTACCTGAAGAGATCAAGGAAATTAGAAGTAAGTATAATGTCTCTCAGACACTATTTGCCTTGATTTTAGGTTTAGGAGAAGCTACTATACAACGTTATGAGATGGGTTCATTACCAACCAAAGTTAATAGCGATTTGATCAAGAGAGTTTCCGAACCGATTGAATTTTATAAGATTTTAAAAAGTAACAAAGATAATATTCCTGATATCGAGTATAAGAGGATCTTAGGAAACATTCAGAGAATTCTTAAAGAGTTTGAAAATAAACTTGAAGTTCAGGAATTGGAAAAAATTTTGTATATTAAACATCCTGAAATAGACATTGAAAAAATGAAAGGCTTAATAGCTGGATTATTTTATTATTCAAATAAATATCATCACAAGGATTTTTTATACAAAACCGTCTTTTTTAAATTGCTATGGTTAGTGGAAAAGGAATCTAAAAAAAGCCTTGGCAGGCAAATTGCTAATTTGAAATTCATTCATTATAATTATGGTCCGATTCCTAAAGGAGCAAAAAATGAAGAGGGCGTTCTTTTAGATTATTTGATAAAGACAAATTTAATAAGAATGAATATCGATTTTTCTAAAAAGTTTTTGCAAGAGACGTATAAGATTGGTTTGGTGGATCAAACTCCTTTAAGGAATTTAACAGATGAAGAAAGAAAGATTGTAGAAAAGATTGTTAAAAAGTATGGAGGATTGAGTGCTAGCGAATTAGTTGAAGTATCACATAATGACGTGGCTTATAAAAGTTCAAATTATGATGAAGAGATAGTGATTTAG
- a CDS encoding DegV family protein, translating into MKFKIVVDSCCDLTKEIKERFDISTVPLFIDIDDQHFIDDENLDREKLLEAMRNSTEVPKTASPGPKPFLNLYEKYENTFVVTLSKELSSSYQNAVLAKNILLEEAKDKFVKVFNSFSASVGETMIAYKIGELIEAKLGREEIINKAEKYIEEMKTLFVLDSLDNLIKAGRMGRLKGEFASLLNIKPILAGTREGTITLLDKARGSKNAIKKLIDKIGEVGNNLKDKVLGIAHCNALERAEYIKKEAAKRYNFRDIIIVETAGISTVYANEGGVILAF; encoded by the coding sequence GTGAAGTTTAAAATAGTAGTTGACAGTTGTTGTGATTTAACAAAAGAAATTAAAGAAAGATTTGATATATCGACAGTTCCATTATTTATTGATATTGATGATCAACATTTTATAGATGATGAGAATCTAGACCGTGAAAAACTACTGGAGGCAATGAGAAACTCTACCGAAGTTCCTAAAACCGCCAGTCCAGGGCCTAAGCCATTTCTAAATTTATACGAGAAATATGAAAATACCTTTGTAGTTACCTTATCTAAGGAGTTAAGTTCGAGTTATCAGAATGCGGTTCTCGCTAAGAATATTTTATTGGAAGAAGCTAAAGACAAATTCGTGAAAGTGTTCAATTCTTTTAGCGCTTCTGTCGGTGAAACAATGATTGCTTACAAAATTGGTGAATTAATTGAAGCAAAACTCGGTAGGGAAGAAATAATAAATAAAGCAGAAAAATATATAGAAGAGATGAAGACCTTATTTGTGCTTGATTCGCTAGATAACCTTATCAAGGCAGGGCGTATGGGTAGATTGAAAGGTGAATTTGCATCTTTATTGAATATAAAACCTATTCTGGCTGGTACTAGAGAAGGTACTATAACTTTATTGGATAAAGCACGAGGAAGCAAAAATGCGATTAAAAAGCTAATTGATAAAATAGGAGAAGTAGGGAATAATTTGAAAGATAAAGTTTTAGGAATTGCTCACTGCAATGCTCTCGAGAGAGCTGAGTATATCAAAAAAGAAGCAGCTAAAAGATATAATTTTAGAGATATAATTATTGTGGAAACTGCAGGGATAAGTACTGTTTATGCTAATGAAGGCGGAGTTATACTTGCTTTTTAA